The window AAGCCGCGGATGAAATCAAGCTGCGCGGCCTGCTGCTCACCGAGGACTCCTTCCGCGCCGTGGTCTATCTGCGGCCTTCACGTGTCTACCGGGTGCTCCGGCCCTTGGATCGGTTAGAGGTGATGGTGGACGGCCTGCGGCACGAGTTCCGGGTGGAGGGCATGGGCGAGCGTCGTTTGGTGCTGCGCGGCGAGGACGATTACTGGTACGAGATCGGGGTGGAAGAGCGTGAGTAGGCATATTCTTCCTTTGGCAAGGGCTCATCGTGCACACATCGCCGGGACTAGTCCCTCAGGTTTCAGCCCTATCGTTTTGAACAAGGAACGAAGAACAAAGAACGAAGAACAAAGAACGAAGAACAAACAAAAAAACTCAGGTCTCAGGTCTCAGCCTTCAGCCCTCTCCCTCCTCTCCATATCCCTTCTCCTCCTTCTCCTCCTGTCCGGCTGCAAGACCGTGCAGCCGGCGGCCCAGCTTCAGTACGCGCCTCCAGTCCCGGTATTGCAGCGCGATACGCAGCCCATAGTGCGCATTCCCCAGAAAGATCCGGACATGCGTTTGGTCAGTTCACATCGGCCCACGTCCCAGGACCGGGCCATGCGTTCCGGGTTTCGGCACTCTGGGGGTGATGCGAGGATCAAGGAGGTCTTTTTCCAGGACGTTCCGCTGCATATCGCGGCGGAACTGTTCAATGAGGTGGGCGGCGTCAACCTGATGCTTCAGGGGGAAGTGACCGACAAGAAGGTCCGTCTTTTTTTGCGCGACATAACGTTGAGTACGGCCGTGGAGGCCCTGTTGCGGGGCAACGAGCTGTGGTTTCGCACGGACGGCCGGGTGACCGCGGTGATGACCGAGCAAGCCTTTGCCGACACCATGGTCTTCCACCAGTCCGAGAAAATTCAGGCATTTTTCATGCGCTACACCAATGCCCAGGACATGGCCGCCCTTTTGGCCACGCTGCTCGGCCCGGAGGTGGAATTCCGGGACATGAGCGGGCAGTCGGTCTATGGGCATTTGGAGGCCCATAGCGTGGGCAGCAGCGCGGATGAGCCGGAAAAGCTCGATGACCTTACGGCGGAAGAGCGACGCAGGCTGGTGCAGTTGGGCGAGGCAGAGACCACTCAGCACATGGAAGACGCCAGCAGCGCCCTGGGCCGCCGGTTGCCGGCCATCGTCACGGTGTTCAAGAAGAATAATTCCGTCGTGGTCCGGTCCATGGACGAGGGCCTGCTGTCGCACATTACCGGATTGATCCGCGAACTGGACACCCCGGTCCGTCAGGTGCTGCTGGAGGTGAAGATCGTCAACCTGGAACTCGGCGATGGTTTCGAATCCTTTTTCGATTTCGGCTTTGAGGATTTCGGCTACACCAGCGACCAAAACATCAGCCGAAGCGGTATATATCAGACCGCTTTCACCACTCTGGGGGGGGCTGGCCCTTTGATGACGGATTCGCTGGCCTACGCCTTTTCCACGGATATCTTGCGGGCCAGGTTGCAGATGTTCGCCGATGAAAACCGAATGACAACGCTGTCTTCGCCGTTTTTGATGACCGCGGACAACGCGGAGGTCCGTTTTTTCGTGGGCCAGCAGGTCCCGCTGCGCACCGGGGTGAACAAGGAAACCATTCGAGGCAGCGACTTGCAGGATCTTGTGGTCTTCGAAGTCCAGATTGACAACCGGGAACTCGGCACGGACCTGGAAATCAAGAGTTTCATCAATGCGGACCGGACCATCACCATGGAGATCGTGGCCCTCATCGAGTCCGCGCGGTTCAACGTCTCCAGCATCACCTTGATCAACGACCGCACAGGCCAGCCCGTGAGCTTTCCGTTGGACGGCGTGGACAAGAGCGAACTGCAGTCCATCCTGGCCGTGCCTTCGGGCAACACAGTGGCCCTGGGCGGATTCATTCGCATGGAAGACAAGGACTACGAGCAGAAGGTACCGCTTTTGGGGGACGTTCCGATCCTGGGCTATCTCTTCAAGAAGGTAGAGCGTCGGGCGTCGCGTTCGGAAACCGTCATCCTGATCACCCCGCATGTCATGGGCGCACCTGACGAAGCCCCGGACACGACCCGCCGTTTTCTGGAAAGGAGCAGCCGGGTTTTAGACGAGGCGGAAGAGGCCAACGAGCGGGTGATTCCGGAGGGGCGGCTTTTTAAGCCGGTGGAAGAGGGGAGCGTGATGGGTGAAGAGTGATGGGTGAGATGTAATCCCGTTCGTCGTTCCTTGTTCTTCGTTCTTGGTTCAGAAAACCCACCCCTGGTCCCTCCCAGGAGGGGAAGGGTATGCGGATCGTGGACATTCGGACTTCTACTCCAGGTCTCGCAAACTCGCAGAAACGACGAACGAAGAACGACGAACAAAATAACATCTTCCAATAACGAACGAAGAACGAAGAATGACGAACGACGAACGAACAAAATAAACATGACCACCATCACGCAACAAATCATAAATGAACACAAGCCGGACAGCATGGAAGAGTTGCTGGCCAAGACCGTGGAGCTGGATGCTTCGGACCTACACCTGACTTACGGCGAGCCGCCGGTGTTCCGGATGGGAGGGGATTTGCGGCCCATGAGCTGCGAGGCCTATGCCCATGAGGAGATTCGGGCTTTGCTTGGTCAGGTCATGCCGCCGCGTTACGCAACGGTGCTGGAGGAGAAGCGTTCCGTGGACTTTGCCGTGAGCAGCACCTCGGTGGGGCGGTTCCGGTTCGCGGCGTATTATCAGCGTGGGGCGCTTTCCGTGGCCATCCGCCTTCTGGCCAAGGGCATCCCGGATTTTCAGAGCCTGGGCCTGCCGGCGAGCATGTCCCGTCTGCCCACGTTCCGGGACGGGCTGGTGCTGGTCACCGGCGTGACCGGCTCGGGCAAGTCCACTACTTTGGCGGCGATCATTGACGCCATCAACCGGGCGGAGCGCAAGAACATCATTACGGTGGAGGACCCCATCGAGTACGTGCACCAGAACTGCAACTGCATCATCAATCAGCGCGAACTGCACACGGACGTGCATTCCTTCCCGGACGCGCTGCGCGACTCCCTGCGTGCGGACCCGGACGTGATCCTGGTGGGTGAAATCCGGGACCTGGACACCATGCGCACCGCGATCATGGCCGCGGAAACCGGGCATTTGGTCTTTTCCACCCTGCACTCCAAGGATGCCATGTCCAGCGTGAACCGCATGGTGGGCTCGTTCCCTGCCGGGGAGCAGACCCAGATCCGGCAGCAGCTTTCCTCCACCCTGCGGGCCGTGGTCTCTCAACGGCTTCTG is drawn from Desulfonatronum sp. SC1 and contains these coding sequences:
- a CDS encoding type II secretion system protein GspD, with translation MQPAAQLQYAPPVPVLQRDTQPIVRIPQKDPDMRLVSSHRPTSQDRAMRSGFRHSGGDARIKEVFFQDVPLHIAAELFNEVGGVNLMLQGEVTDKKVRLFLRDITLSTAVEALLRGNELWFRTDGRVTAVMTEQAFADTMVFHQSEKIQAFFMRYTNAQDMAALLATLLGPEVEFRDMSGQSVYGHLEAHSVGSSADEPEKLDDLTAEERRRLVQLGEAETTQHMEDASSALGRRLPAIVTVFKKNNSVVVRSMDEGLLSHITGLIRELDTPVRQVLLEVKIVNLELGDGFESFFDFGFEDFGYTSDQNISRSGIYQTAFTTLGGAGPLMTDSLAYAFSTDILRARLQMFADENRMTTLSSPFLMTADNAEVRFFVGQQVPLRTGVNKETIRGSDLQDLVVFEVQIDNRELGTDLEIKSFINADRTITMEIVALIESARFNVSSITLINDRTGQPVSFPLDGVDKSELQSILAVPSGNTVALGGFIRMEDKDYEQKVPLLGDVPILGYLFKKVERRASRSETVILITPHVMGAPDEAPDTTRRFLERSSRVLDEAEEANERVIPEGRLFKPVEEGSVMGEE
- a CDS encoding type IV pilus twitching motility protein PilT; translation: MTTITQQIINEHKPDSMEELLAKTVELDASDLHLTYGEPPVFRMGGDLRPMSCEAYAHEEIRALLGQVMPPRYATVLEEKRSVDFAVSSTSVGRFRFAAYYQRGALSVAIRLLAKGIPDFQSLGLPASMSRLPTFRDGLVLVTGVTGSGKSTTLAAIIDAINRAERKNIITVEDPIEYVHQNCNCIINQRELHTDVHSFPDALRDSLRADPDVILVGEIRDLDTMRTAIMAAETGHLVFSTLHSKDAMSSVNRMVGSFPAGEQTQIRQQLSSTLRAVVSQRLLLRADKSGRVPAVELMFSTTGISNLIRLAKDDMIYSAIETGQCDGMQTMEQSLIGLMEAGLISSETALLSAKNQEMMRNRLTLRGLLNNGTCTIRSRVRPVPSNVGNGAG